GGGCTATACCATTGAGCACCACGAAGAATTACCCGACCACCACGCCTTTCAGCCAGCCGACCTCGCCGCTCTGCTGCGGCACTGGCAGCCGGGCTGGCCTATTTTTACCACCGAAAAAGATGCGACCCGCCTGGCTAGCCCTGGCTTGTGGGCCGGGCCGCAGCGGGTATTGGCTGGCCATATCTATACCATTCCGGTGCGGGTGGCGTTGCTGGCCGACGGTGCGGCGCGGCTGGCTAGCCTGGTAGCCGCCGCTACCGGGCCAGCCAGCCGCTAGTACCTTTAACTGCTGAGTTGGGCGCGCCAGCGTCTTCTATTATCGAGCGTTTATTTCTGCATGGTTTCTTTTAAAAACGCGGCCGGCCGCTGGCTCCTGTTACTGCTGCTGCTGGGGCTGGGTGCCCCCCTGGCCGCCCGGGCGCAGATTGTCGACGACTCGACCAAGGTGCTCTACGGCCCCAAAACGACCCGCGTCATCTCCGAGGCCGAGGTGCGGCGCGACTCGACGGGCGGCACCCCTATCGATACCGCCCTCACGCAGTGGCCGCAGGCGCGCTTCTGGGCCCACGATACTACGTTTCAGCAAGATTTGGGCGTGCTGGGCTCGGCCTCACACCCGCTCTTGTATCAGCCCAACTACCAGCTGGGGGCGCGCTTCGGGCGCAATGCCTTCGACCGCAATACCCGCGACGGGAGCGAGGTGCCGTACTACGACAGCCGCTCGCCCTACTCATTTTTTCGCTACGTGCAGGGCAGCCGCGGCGAGCAGGTATTTGAAATCAACTACTCGCGCTCGCTGAAGAAAAATTTTAGTATTGGCATTGATTACGAGCGTATTGCCGGCAATCAGGTGCTGGCCGTGAATACGTCGCAGTGGCAGGTCGAGCACAATAACTTTACCCTTTACAGCCGCTTCCAGACCGAAGACGGCCGCTACCATCTGCTCGCCAACTACTCGGCCAGCCGGCAGCGCACCCGCGAGCTAGGAGGCATTTGGCCAACTGCCACCGAAAGCCTTACGGAGCTGAAGGGGCTCAACAGCTTCTTCAAGTACGACTTGGAGCGCGTGTACCTCTCGCCGGGCATCAACATCGACGACCGCGACCAGGTGCACGTGTTTCAGAGCTACCGGCTGGCGCAGAAGGGTTTCACGGCCTACCATGTGCTCGACGTGCGGCGGCAGTACAATGGCTATACCGACAATGCCTTGCCGCGCGATGCCAGCGGCTTCTTGCTTTTTTATCCGCAGGCCACCACCTTTCCCGGCTCGGGCACGCTGCGCAACTCGGTAGCCACCGACGACCGCGCCACCTTCCGCCAGATTGAGAACACCTTTGGCCTGCTGGGCCGCACCGACCGCATCGAGTACAACGTGTACGGCCGTTACCGCAACGCCTGGCTTTCGCAGCTCACCACGCCGCTCGGCCGCTCGGGCACCGGCCTGCGTCTCCAAACGGTGGGCAGCTCCCCGGCCGATACCATCGTGGCGCCGCACTACTTCGGGCAGCTGTTCGTGGGCGGCACGGCCTCGTTTAACTACCGCAGCATCTACGCCGTGGAAGTGGCCGGCGAGTACCTGCCCTACGACAACGGCAGCGTGAAAGTGCCGGGCGCGGGCGCCGAGTACTGGCTACGTGGCCGCATCCGCACCGGCCCGCTCTCGGCCGAGCTGCTACTTAATTCTTACTCGGCTACGCTCACCCAGCGCGTATTTATCGGCAACAACTACACCTGGACTAACCTGAGCGATAACAAATGGCAGAGCACCTTTGGCAACACCACTACCCAGCAGCTCACGGGGCGTCTGCGCCAGCGCCTGCCTTTCCTGGCCGAGCATTCTATTGAGCTGAGCGCCAGCGCCGCGCGCATCGCCGGGCTGCTGTTTTATAATCAGTACGGCGTGCCCGAGCAGCTCTCCAGCGCCATTGCCGACAGCAAGGTGCTGCTCATCGGCTTTGCGCGGCACCGCGCCCGGCTAGGCAATGTGTACTTTGATAACCAGGCTACTTACACGCGGGGGGGCGATGGTGCGGGCCTGCGCATTCCGGCGCTCGTCACCGAGTCGCGGGTGTATTACCAGCGGCGGGTGTTTGGGCACGCGCTGTTTGCGCAGGTGGGCGGCGAGCTGTATTACCAGTCGAGCTACCGGGGCTACAACTATGCGCCGAGCACCCAGCAGTTTTACGTGCAGGACCGCTTTACCATCGGCAACTACGCGGTGGCTAACGTGTTCGTGGCCGCCGATATCAGCTCGGCCTCCCTTTTCCTGAAAGTGGCCTACCTCAACCAGGGGCTGGGCCGCGACGGCTATTTCACGGCCCCGTATTATACCGGCTACCCGCGCCGCTTCCAGTTTGGGGTGCGGTGGCGGTTCTTTAGCTAAATTCTTCGTGATGAAAGAAAAAACCATCCTCAAGCTTAAGCTTAACTCCGACCCGCGCTGGGCCGACCTGGCCAGCAAAAACCTGGAGGAAATCCTGGTTGACCACGCCTATTGCGAGCAAAAGGCGGCCAGCACCGGCATCTCGCTCATCGTGCACTACCCCGAAAAAGAGCGCCTGGTAGACGAGCTTACTGCCCTCGTGGCCGAGGAATGGGAGCACTTCGACCGCGTGGTGAAGGAGCTGCGCAAGCGCAACCTGCCGCTAGGTCGCCCGCGCCGCGACGAGTACGTGGTGCAGCTCATGGCGCACGTGCGCAAAGGCGGCCCGCGCGAGCGCCAGCTCCTGGACCAGCTGCTTGTGTCATCGCTCATTGAGGCGCGCAGCTGCGAGCGCTTCAAGCTGCTGTGGCTGCATTTGCAAGACCGCGACCCCGAATTGAGCCAGTTCTACTACGAGCTGATGGCGAGCGAGGCCGGCCACTTCGTGAGCTACGTCGACCTGGCCAAAGAATATTGCGACTCCGCCGAGGTCGATGCCCGCTTGCAGGAATTACTCAAAATCGAGGGTGAGATTGTAGTGAGTTTGCCCGTGCGCGACGACCGTATGCACTAACTCCACGGTGTCATGCCTCCTTCGGGAAGCCAGATGAGCATGACAACTAGTTTATAGCTTAGCCAAGCGTGACACCTATTGTACTTGAAATTCCGACTCTAGCCGCCGTGCCCACGGCCGCCCAGCAGCTCGCCACGGCCATTGCCGAGTCGGGCCGCTCCGTGGTGGCTTTTGAGGGCGAGATGGGGGCGGGCAAAACCACGCTCATCCGGGCCCTGTGCGCCGCGCTAGGGGTCAAAGACGATGTGAGCAGCCCCACCTTTGCCCTGGTCAACGAGTACCGCGACGGCCAGGGCCAGTCCCTTTATCATTTCGATTTTTATCGGGTCGACTCCGAAGAAGAAGCTGCCCGGCTGGGCGCGGCCGAGTACTTCGATTCGGGGTATCTTTGCCTAGTAGAATGGCCTAGCCGCGTGGCCAGCCTGCTACCCCCGCAGCGACTGCTGGTGGAGCTGACCGTAACCGGCCCCGAATCAAGACAATTATCAATTAACAGTGAGTAATGAGCAGTGCGCAATGAGTACCTGGCAGCCAGAAGCTGCTCACTGGTTATTGCGCCCCGCTCACTGAAATAAGTTATGGCCGAACAGCTACCCTCCGGCTTTGGCGCGCTGGCTACGAGCCGCGCCTACTTCACCCAGGAGTCGATGCTGGCCGTGGAAACGCGCAAGCGTAAGCTCTTCATCGGCCTGCCCAAGGAAACCTCGTTGCAGGAAAACCGCCTCGGCCTCACGCCCGAAGCCGTGCATCACCTCGTGACCGAAGGCCACGAAGTGATGCTGGAAAGCGGGGCCGGCGAGCCCAGCAAGTACTCCGACCACGACTACTCCGAAGCCGGTGCCACCATTGCCTACTCCACGGAGGAAGTCTACAAGGCCGACATCATCCTGAAAGTGGCCCCGCCCGTGATGGATGAAATTGAGCTGATGCGCCCCGGCCAGACGCTCATCTCGGCCCTGCAAATGGGCACCATGACGCCCGAATTCGTCAATGCGCTGGCCCGCAAAAAGGTGAATGCCATCGGTTTCGAGCTGATAAAGGACCCTAGCGGCGCCCGCCCGGTGGTGCGCGCCATGAGCGAAATTGCGGGTTCGACGGTGATGCTGGTGGCGGCCGAGTACCTGGCCCGCTCCAACGAAGGCAAGGGGATTATTCTGGGCGGCATTACGGGCGTGCCGCCGTCGCAGGTCGTGATTCTGGGCGCCGGCACCGTGGCCGAGTACGCCGCCCGCGCCGCTATCGGGCTGGGAGCGGAGGTAAAAGTATTTGATAATCACCTGTATAAGCTACGCCGTCTCAAGCATAACCTCGGCGCGCAGCTCTACACCAGCACCCTCGATACCTTCGCCCTGAGCCAGCAGATTCGGCGAGCCGACGTGGTGATTGGCGCGCTGGCCGTGGAGGAAGGCCGCATCCCCTTCATGGTGCCCGAGCAGATGGTGGCTAGCATGGCGGCCGGCTCCATCATCATCGACATCAGCATCGACCAGGGCGGCTGCTTCGAAACCAGCGAGCTGACCACGCACAGCAAGCCGGTTTTCCGCAAGTACGACGTGGTGCACTACTGCGTGCCCAACATCGCCTCGCGCGTGCCCCGCACCGCCACCAACGCCCTCAGCAACATCTTCACGCCCATTCTGCAAGACATCAGCCAGCAGGGCGGCATCAACGAGGCGCTGTTCACGAACGAGCATTTCCGCTCGGGCGTCTACATCTACAAAGGCTCGCTCACCAATGCTGCCATCGCCAAAAAATTCAACATGCGCTATAAGGAGCTAGGGCTGCTGATTGCGGTGCGGAATTAAGCGCATCAAATGGCTGAGGTAAATGACTCATTTCCAATTTTGCCAGATAAGTAGCAGGATAATAAAAGCCACCAGTACCAAGCAGCCTAGCTGGCGGGTAGTGGTGGCTTTTTGCATGTGTTGTAAATGATGCATCGCTTCTGTTTGGGGTAAAAAGAAACCCCGCCAAGCATTATCAGGCTCTGACAAAACCCAGATTTGCTGACAATCGGTGCAGTAGTAGGTGGCGCTCACGTTCGGTAAGGCCGGCGCCGATATGACGGTAAGCTGTTTGCTTGATAATCTATGCGTTAAATCAACGTCAAGCGCGGCAAAGCTAGTTGCCGACGGAAAGCTGTAGATGGGAGTAAGTGAGCAAGTCATA
The genomic region above belongs to Hymenobacter sp. BRD128 and contains:
- a CDS encoding putative porin, producing the protein MVSFKNAAGRWLLLLLLLGLGAPLAARAQIVDDSTKVLYGPKTTRVISEAEVRRDSTGGTPIDTALTQWPQARFWAHDTTFQQDLGVLGSASHPLLYQPNYQLGARFGRNAFDRNTRDGSEVPYYDSRSPYSFFRYVQGSRGEQVFEINYSRSLKKNFSIGIDYERIAGNQVLAVNTSQWQVEHNNFTLYSRFQTEDGRYHLLANYSASRQRTRELGGIWPTATESLTELKGLNSFFKYDLERVYLSPGINIDDRDQVHVFQSYRLAQKGFTAYHVLDVRRQYNGYTDNALPRDASGFLLFYPQATTFPGSGTLRNSVATDDRATFRQIENTFGLLGRTDRIEYNVYGRYRNAWLSQLTTPLGRSGTGLRLQTVGSSPADTIVAPHYFGQLFVGGTASFNYRSIYAVEVAGEYLPYDNGSVKVPGAGAEYWLRGRIRTGPLSAELLLNSYSATLTQRVFIGNNYTWTNLSDNKWQSTFGNTTTQQLTGRLRQRLPFLAEHSIELSASAARIAGLLFYNQYGVPEQLSSAIADSKVLLIGFARHRARLGNVYFDNQATYTRGGDGAGLRIPALVTESRVYYQRRVFGHALFAQVGGELYYQSSYRGYNYAPSTQQFYVQDRFTIGNYAVANVFVAADISSASLFLKVAYLNQGLGRDGYFTAPYYTGYPRRFQFGVRWRFFS
- a CDS encoding tRNA-(ms[2]io[6]A)-hydroxylase; translation: MKEKTILKLKLNSDPRWADLASKNLEEILVDHAYCEQKAASTGISLIVHYPEKERLVDELTALVAEEWEHFDRVVKELRKRNLPLGRPRRDEYVVQLMAHVRKGGPRERQLLDQLLVSSLIEARSCERFKLLWLHLQDRDPELSQFYYELMASEAGHFVSYVDLAKEYCDSAEVDARLQELLKIEGEIVVSLPVRDDRMH
- the tsaE gene encoding tRNA (adenosine(37)-N6)-threonylcarbamoyltransferase complex ATPase subunit type 1 TsaE, whose product is MTPIVLEIPTLAAVPTAAQQLATAIAESGRSVVAFEGEMGAGKTTLIRALCAALGVKDDVSSPTFALVNEYRDGQGQSLYHFDFYRVDSEEEAARLGAAEYFDSGYLCLVEWPSRVASLLPPQRLLVELTVTGPESRQLSINSE
- a CDS encoding alanine dehydrogenase — translated: MAEQLPSGFGALATSRAYFTQESMLAVETRKRKLFIGLPKETSLQENRLGLTPEAVHHLVTEGHEVMLESGAGEPSKYSDHDYSEAGATIAYSTEEVYKADIILKVAPPVMDEIELMRPGQTLISALQMGTMTPEFVNALARKKVNAIGFELIKDPSGARPVVRAMSEIAGSTVMLVAAEYLARSNEGKGIILGGITGVPPSQVVILGAGTVAEYAARAAIGLGAEVKVFDNHLYKLRRLKHNLGAQLYTSTLDTFALSQQIRRADVVIGALAVEEGRIPFMVPEQMVASMAAGSIIIDISIDQGGCFETSELTTHSKPVFRKYDVVHYCVPNIASRVPRTATNALSNIFTPILQDISQQGGINEALFTNEHFRSGVYIYKGSLTNAAIAKKFNMRYKELGLLIAVRN